One genomic window of Acidobacteriota bacterium includes the following:
- a CDS encoding c-type cytochrome, whose amino-acid sequence DSKMPHNIDLHAVTGPGGGAASSFTAPGHTSVFSFKALNRGLYVYHCATAPVGMHVANGMYGLILVEPREGLPKVDREYYVMQGEFYTAGKTGAPGLQPFSMEKAIAEQPEYVVFNGAVGALAGDNAITADVGETVRLFVGNGGPNLVSSFHVIGEIFDKVRHEGGSMENADVQTTLVPAGGSTIVEFKVDVPGTYVIVDHSLFRTFNKGSLGMLKVAGAENAAVYSGKLEDLVYQPEGGVIQTVGPTTAPTPAPASSTGERVARGQRLYSSICAACHGPAGAGLENVFPPLAGADYLNADKRRAIGAVLNGLSGPVTVNGKTFNSAMPALGLSDEDVANVLTYVYANWNNAGHDVTPSEVRAVRGGRR is encoded by the coding sequence GACAGCAAGATGCCGCACAACATCGACCTGCACGCTGTCACCGGGCCTGGCGGTGGCGCGGCATCGTCGTTCACCGCGCCGGGACACACGTCAGTGTTCTCGTTCAAGGCGCTCAATCGCGGCCTGTACGTGTACCACTGCGCCACGGCACCTGTGGGCATGCACGTGGCCAACGGGATGTACGGGCTCATCCTCGTCGAACCCAGAGAGGGCCTGCCGAAGGTCGACCGCGAGTACTACGTGATGCAGGGCGAGTTCTACACGGCCGGAAAGACCGGCGCGCCTGGACTCCAGCCGTTCAGCATGGAGAAAGCCATCGCCGAACAGCCCGAGTACGTCGTGTTCAACGGCGCTGTCGGTGCCCTGGCCGGCGACAACGCCATCACGGCCGACGTCGGTGAGACGGTGCGCTTGTTTGTCGGCAACGGCGGCCCCAATCTCGTGTCGTCGTTCCACGTGATCGGCGAGATTTTCGACAAGGTGCGGCACGAGGGCGGCTCGATGGAGAACGCCGACGTGCAGACGACGCTGGTGCCCGCTGGCGGGTCGACGATCGTCGAGTTCAAGGTCGACGTGCCGGGTACGTACGTGATCGTCGATCACTCGCTCTTCCGCACGTTCAACAAGGGGTCGCTCGGCATGCTCAAGGTAGCCGGCGCCGAGAACGCCGCGGTGTACTCGGGCAAGCTGGAGGATCTGGTCTACCAGCCTGAAGGCGGCGTGATCCAGACGGTCGGGCCAACGACCGCACCGACACCTGCGCCGGCATCGAGCACAGGCGAACGCGTGGCGCGCGGGCAGCGCCTCTACTCATCGATCTGTGCCGCGTGCCACGGGCCGGCGGGAGCGGGCCTCGAGAACGTGTTCCCGCCTCTGGCCGGCGCCGACTATCTCAACGCCGACAAGCGACGGGCGATCGGCGCGGTGCTGAACGGACTCTCCGGACCGGTGACTGTCAACGGCAAGACCTTCAACAGCGCCATGCCCGCGCTCGGCCTCTCGGACGAGGACGTCGCGAACGTGCTGACGTACGTCTACGCCAACTGGAACAACGCCGGTCACGACGTGACGCCGTCCGAAGTGCGCGCGGTACGAGGAGGCAGACGGTAG
- a CDS encoding formylglycine-generating enzyme family protein encodes MASVPAGSYRPLYAVTPVRASSTTRRADVRPRVGVTAFEMDRHAVTNAEFLAFVTAHPEWRRSRISPLFADSSYLRHWHGDVDLGPDAPPDSPVVHVSWFAARAYLRTLGKSLPTVDQWEYAAAADETRRDAARDPAFLERLRLWYGRPTPARLPAVGSGLRNVYGVADLHGLIWEWTLDFNSALVTGESRADSALERSLYCGSGAVGASDFEDYAAFMRYAFRSSLEARYGVANLGFRGVVNGRSSAPAGRIRR; translated from the coding sequence ATGGCGAGCGTGCCCGCCGGCAGCTACCGTCCTCTCTATGCGGTGACGCCGGTACGCGCATCATCGACCACGCGCCGGGCCGACGTGCGGCCCCGTGTCGGGGTCACCGCGTTCGAGATGGATCGGCATGCGGTGACCAACGCGGAGTTCCTCGCATTCGTCACCGCGCACCCCGAGTGGCGCCGGTCGCGCATCTCGCCGCTCTTCGCCGATTCGTCGTACCTGCGTCACTGGCACGGCGACGTCGATCTCGGTCCCGACGCGCCGCCGGACAGTCCCGTCGTGCACGTGTCGTGGTTCGCCGCGCGGGCGTACCTGCGCACGCTGGGCAAGTCGCTGCCAACCGTCGACCAGTGGGAGTACGCCGCGGCGGCAGACGAGACGCGGCGTGACGCGGCGAGGGATCCCGCGTTCCTCGAACGCCTGCGGCTCTGGTACGGTCGCCCGACACCGGCGCGCCTGCCAGCCGTCGGCTCCGGACTTCGCAACGTGTACGGCGTAGCCGATCTCCACGGACTCATCTGGGAGTGGACGCTCGACTTCAATTCGGCGTTGGTGACCGGCGAATCGCGCGCCGACTCGGCGCTCGAACGTTCGCTCTATTGCGGTAGCGGCGCCGTCGGTGCCTCGGACTTCGAGGACTACGCCGCGTTCATGCGCTATGCCTTCCGCAGCAGCCTCGAGGCACGGTACGGCGTGGCAAACCTGGGATTCCGCGGTGTCGTGAACGGCAGGTCATCGGCCCCGGCAGGACGGATACGGCGATGA
- a CDS encoding SCO family protein, whose amino-acid sequence MTAACIRRVLGMTARARTSAVAGVALALTLAGCGSQPAPVPAAHDVAADATFVSPLSQASIYDLDLDLVDADATYLTLADLRGQTMVASMVYTSCTSVCPRVTEDMKAVERLLSEDAKHHVTFALFSLDPGRDTPAAMKQFAVSHGLAPERWRLFAASEDGGRDLSAVFGVKYRRDTDGEIAHSAMIFVIDPAGVVRHRQVGLSQDPTALVKAVSGD is encoded by the coding sequence ATGACGGCGGCCTGCATCAGGCGGGTGCTCGGAATGACGGCGCGTGCACGCACGAGCGCGGTCGCTGGCGTAGCGTTGGCGCTCACGCTCGCCGGATGCGGCAGCCAGCCGGCGCCGGTGCCAGCGGCGCACGACGTTGCTGCCGATGCGACGTTCGTCTCGCCGCTGTCACAGGCGTCGATCTACGATCTCGACCTCGATCTGGTCGACGCCGACGCCACGTACCTGACGCTGGCCGATCTGCGCGGACAGACGATGGTCGCAAGCATGGTGTATACGAGTTGCACGTCGGTGTGTCCGCGCGTCACCGAGGACATGAAGGCCGTCGAGCGCCTGCTCTCCGAGGATGCGAAGCACCACGTCACGTTCGCACTCTTCTCGCTCGATCCCGGTCGCGACACGCCGGCGGCGATGAAGCAGTTCGCCGTCAGCCATGGACTCGCGCCGGAGCGCTGGCGGCTCTTCGCGGCTTCCGAAGACGGCGGGCGCGATCTGTCTGCCGTGTTCGGCGTGAAGTACCGGCGTGACACCGACGGCGAGATCGCGCATTCGGCAATGATTTTCGTCATCGACCCCGCCGGCGTCGTCCGTCACCGGCAGGTCGGCCTGAGCCAGGATCCGACGGCGCTCGTCAAGGCCGTCTCAGGCGACTGA
- a CDS encoding TonB-dependent receptor translates to MRIVSAVLMVVCVLWASQAAAQEPTPETVPVQSADGPVSDTDAPVPEFEEDVVVVATTRTGRRLEEQPTRVEVLGREEIEEKMLMTPGDIVMMLNETGGLRVQATSPSIGAASVRVQGMKGRYTRVLSDGLPLFGQQVGGLGLLQIPPMDLGQVEVVKGVASALYGAGAMGGVVNLLSRRPGGEPAVDLLINQSTLGATDGVAFASIPISRAWRMSVLAGGHRQSRVDRDDDGWADLAGYGRAVVRPRVFWDGGTGRSAFLTAGVTVEDRQGGTLPGATLATTGSSWLEALDTRRYDVGGTIQTLVADRYVLTARAAAAWQRHDHRFGDVRERDAHDTAFSEVALRGAAGRHTWVVGAAYERDDYTPRDVPRFAYTYDVPGLFAQDDVDVATWVSVSAGARVDWHSEYGMFMSPRVAALFRAGAWTSRLSVGRGFSAATPLTEESEAAGLTRLDAPRPLRAEQGTSVSLDVTRTVGLITITATAFGSRVAHPLTVERDTRYALVNRDGASTNMGAELLAIARSGPWVATASYAYVRSREDGERGRQDVALTPRHGAGLVGMWEDEDWGRVGLEFYYTGRQRLEVNPFRSTSARYLVVGALAEKRFGAIRLFLNAENLTNVRQTRWDSLLRPARGVDGRWTVDAWAPLDGRAINGGLRVAF, encoded by the coding sequence ATGCGCATCGTATCGGCCGTGTTGATGGTGGTGTGTGTGCTGTGGGCGTCGCAGGCGGCGGCGCAGGAGCCGACGCCGGAGACGGTGCCCGTGCAGTCGGCCGATGGTCCGGTGTCTGATACCGACGCGCCGGTTCCGGAGTTCGAGGAAGACGTCGTCGTGGTGGCCACCACGCGTACCGGCCGACGACTGGAGGAGCAGCCGACTCGTGTCGAGGTCCTCGGCCGCGAGGAGATCGAAGAAAAGATGCTCATGACGCCCGGCGACATCGTCATGATGCTGAACGAAACAGGCGGCTTACGCGTGCAGGCCACGTCGCCGTCGATCGGCGCGGCGAGCGTGCGCGTGCAGGGGATGAAGGGGCGCTACACGCGCGTTCTCAGCGACGGCCTGCCGCTGTTCGGTCAGCAGGTCGGTGGGCTCGGGTTGCTGCAGATTCCGCCGATGGACCTCGGGCAGGTCGAAGTGGTGAAGGGCGTGGCGTCGGCGCTCTACGGTGCGGGTGCCATGGGCGGTGTGGTGAATCTGCTGTCGCGCCGGCCGGGCGGCGAACCGGCTGTCGACCTGCTGATCAATCAGTCCACGCTCGGGGCGACCGATGGCGTGGCGTTCGCCTCGATCCCGATCAGTCGCGCATGGCGGATGTCGGTGCTGGCGGGCGGGCATCGCCAGTCGCGCGTCGATCGCGATGACGATGGCTGGGCCGACTTGGCGGGATACGGTCGCGCCGTCGTGCGTCCTCGCGTGTTCTGGGATGGCGGCACCGGCCGCTCGGCGTTCCTGACCGCCGGCGTGACTGTCGAGGATCGGCAGGGTGGCACGCTGCCCGGCGCGACTCTGGCGACCACGGGCTCGTCATGGCTGGAGGCGCTCGATACGCGGCGCTACGACGTCGGCGGCACGATCCAGACCCTGGTCGCAGACCGCTACGTGCTCACCGCGCGCGCGGCCGCCGCCTGGCAGCGGCACGATCATCGGTTCGGCGACGTGCGCGAGCGCGACGCCCACGACACGGCGTTCAGCGAGGTCGCCCTGCGCGGCGCGGCAGGCCGCCATACCTGGGTCGTGGGCGCCGCATACGAGCGCGACGATTACACACCGCGCGACGTGCCGCGGTTTGCCTACACCTACGACGTCCCGGGCCTATTCGCGCAAGACGATGTGGACGTGGCGACGTGGGTGTCGGTGTCTGCGGGCGCGCGTGTCGATTGGCACAGCGAGTACGGCATGTTCATGAGCCCGCGCGTGGCGGCGCTCTTCCGGGCGGGTGCCTGGACGAGCCGCCTCTCGGTTGGCCGCGGCTTCTCTGCGGCGACGCCGCTGACAGAGGAGAGCGAGGCGGCAGGTCTCACGCGCCTCGACGCGCCGCGTCCGTTGCGCGCCGAGCAGGGCACCAGCGTGTCGCTGGATGTGACGAGGACCGTGGGACTGATCACCATCACGGCAACGGCGTTCGGATCCCGAGTGGCGCACCCGCTCACGGTGGAACGCGACACGCGCTACGCGCTCGTCAATCGCGATGGCGCGTCGACGAACATGGGCGCCGAGTTGCTGGCGATCGCACGCAGCGGACCCTGGGTCGCGACGGCCAGCTATGCGTATGTCCGCTCGCGCGAAGACGGGGAGCGCGGCCGACAGGATGTGGCGCTCACGCCGCGCCATGGCGCGGGGCTTGTCGGCATGTGGGAAGACGAAGACTGGGGACGCGTCGGACTGGAGTTCTACTACACAGGCCGTCAGCGGTTGGAGGTGAACCCGTTTCGTTCGACGTCGGCACGCTATCTCGTCGTCGGCGCGCTGGCCGAGAAGCGATTCGGCGCGATCCGGCTGTTCCTCAATGCGGAGAACCTGACCAACGTGCGGCAGACACGCTGGGACTCCCTGCTGCGACCCGCGCGAGGCGTGGACGGCCGGTGGACCGTCGACGCCTGGGCTCCGCTCGACGGCCGTGCGATCAACGGCGGCCTGCGCGTAGCGTTCTAG
- a CDS encoding VOC family protein, producing MASNPVGWFEIYVQDIDRAKAFYEQVFDCRLQRLSSGDLEMWAFPGDMSTHGTTGTIVRMEGVPSGGNSTLVYFSAADCAVEGGRVAAAGGRVHRDKLSIGEYGFIVLALDTEGNMFGIHSQQ from the coding sequence ATGGCGTCCAATCCCGTCGGCTGGTTCGAGATCTACGTGCAGGACATCGATCGCGCGAAGGCGTTCTACGAGCAGGTCTTCGATTGTCGGCTCCAGAGGTTGAGCAGCGGCGACCTGGAGATGTGGGCGTTTCCGGGAGACATGAGTACGCACGGGACAACGGGCACGATCGTCCGCATGGAGGGTGTGCCCTCGGGCGGTAACAGTACGCTGGTCTACTTCAGCGCTGCCGACTGCGCCGTCGAGGGCGGGCGCGTGGCCGCCGCCGGTGGACGCGTGCACCGCGACAAGCTGTCCATCGGTGAGTACGGTTTCATCGTGTTGGCCTTGGACACCGAAGGCAACATGTTCGGCATCCACTCACAGCAGTAG
- a CDS encoding DNA starvation/stationary phase protection protein: MAKKSPHHAVINELSILLASTYTLYLKTQNYHWNVTGPMFTTLHTLFETQYTELALANDEIAERIRALDAFAPGSLAEFSTLSVVKEAKGRATAKQMIETLVSDQKALAKAAHKAIDAAEKAGDQATADLGTRRVEIHEKNAWMLRSHLE; this comes from the coding sequence ATGGCGAAGAAATCACCTCATCACGCCGTCATCAACGAGTTGTCGATCCTGCTGGCCAGCACGTACACGCTGTACCTGAAGACGCAGAACTATCACTGGAACGTCACGGGCCCGATGTTCACGACGCTGCACACACTGTTCGAGACGCAGTACACGGAGCTGGCGTTGGCCAACGACGAGATTGCCGAACGCATCCGCGCGCTCGACGCATTCGCGCCTGGCAGCCTTGCCGAGTTCTCGACGCTGTCGGTGGTGAAGGAAGCGAAGGGACGCGCGACGGCCAAGCAGATGATCGAGACGCTCGTGAGCGATCAGAAGGCGCTGGCCAAAGCCGCGCACAAGGCGATCGACGCGGCGGAGAAGGCGGGCGATCAGGCCACCGCCGACCTCGGCACGCGCCGCGTCGAGATACACGAGAAGAACGCCTGGATGCTGCGCAGTCACCTGGAGTGA
- a CDS encoding sugar phosphate isomerase/epimerase — MHRRTFLAHATAAGAVIAPALAMAQSPASSQAAAAGRRETNPSPAGLPLTVRVGMTDWNLGRRGDITKIALARELGLDGIQVSLTFPTDGSPHLRQPETQVAFKRAALEHGIQICSLAIGNPGASRLPFHTNPASAVLLVEAVEVARNLGTTNILLPILGNSHIDMTSQTQVDTFVAMMKEVARYAEKAGVVIALEDWISAEDNLRLIDAIGSEFVGVYYDARNIKARLHDPYGEPAKLGSRIDQIHVKNGQTLMREPELLDWPRLAQEYVDIGYRGWYVLETGSPTGDFAADTRANIDYVRRTFRMPA, encoded by the coding sequence ATGCATCGCCGAACCTTCCTCGCCCACGCGACCGCGGCCGGCGCCGTCATCGCTCCGGCTCTTGCCATGGCTCAGTCGCCTGCATCGTCGCAGGCCGCAGCGGCGGGACGTCGGGAGACCAACCCTTCGCCGGCAGGCCTCCCGCTCACCGTGCGCGTCGGCATGACCGACTGGAATCTCGGGCGTCGTGGAGACATCACGAAGATCGCGCTGGCTCGCGAACTCGGACTCGACGGCATCCAGGTGAGCCTGACGTTTCCCACCGATGGCAGCCCGCACCTGCGTCAGCCCGAGACGCAGGTGGCGTTCAAGCGCGCGGCCCTCGAGCACGGCATCCAGATCTGCTCACTCGCGATCGGCAATCCCGGCGCGTCGCGGCTGCCCTTTCACACCAATCCCGCCTCCGCGGTGCTGCTCGTGGAAGCGGTCGAGGTGGCGCGCAATCTCGGGACGACCAACATCCTGCTGCCGATTCTGGGCAACAGCCACATCGATATGACGAGCCAGACGCAGGTCGACACGTTCGTCGCGATGATGAAGGAGGTCGCGCGCTACGCCGAGAAGGCAGGCGTGGTGATCGCGCTCGAAGACTGGATCTCGGCCGAGGACAACCTGCGGCTGATCGACGCGATCGGGTCCGAGTTCGTTGGCGTGTACTACGACGCACGCAACATCAAGGCGCGCCTGCACGATCCCTACGGGGAACCGGCGAAACTCGGCTCGCGCATCGACCAGATCCACGTCAAGAACGGACAGACGCTGATGCGCGAGCCGGAGCTGCTCGACTGGCCGCGCCTCGCGCAGGAATACGTCGACATCGGCTATCGCGGCTGGTACGTGCTCGAGACGGGATCTCCGACAGGAGATTTCGCGGCAGACACGCGCGCCAACATCGACTACGTGCGCAGGACGTTCCGCATGCCCGCGTAG
- a CDS encoding PQQ-dependent sugar dehydrogenase, translating into MRFTAFCLLAALALPVTATAQTLRVVPYVTGLDQPVGLVPHPTDPDIQFVLEKKGRIRIVERGTLRSGVFLDLSNQVSLQSERGLLGLAFDPDYATNRRFWVNFTRTNGHTDETHPEYGDTVVSRYTRRADDPYQADETSRLDLLFTEPDGRYIDQPTNSPNHNGGRMFFGPDGYLYVVVGDGGPANDASRSGQNPDTVLGKILRLDVRVADVADAPGNPDAVRGYRIPPDNPFVDGTPITTRHEIWAFGVRNPWRVTVDDPRLGGTGGLFIADVGESHVEEISYQPPGAGGRNYGWPLFEGTRANTEAPSGTAAAYAPLTPPIYEYGRTALMGSSITGGHRYRGRLLGPAMYGRYFFADFADTPTSPGVGRNGLFSLAITVDPATGEAGAADVQWHDVFQTLARRMVVSVDADLDGELFMTSFNTGTIFRVTTTDDVNGNGLPDSWEATFNLPALGPDAGGPFGDPNGDGVNNAEAFRRGWHPLGHPVAYFGEGATGFFNTRLSLLNEGDAPTVAVTEWQTATGTSVSQSVPIGARRVAVVDVGAHPQMASAEFATRVHADVDLTTARTMTWQGGAQAYGSHSEHGVSAPGTVWHFAEGATTMFDLFYLLQNTSTDTAAAVRIDYFVQGQGLVTRHYTVPAGQRQTVWVNQEPGLASAELGATVTSTNAVPIVVERAMYTRGPQLFPAGTAVAGEPALAPRWFFAEGAPGSYFDTFIAVANPDDTPLDVTVRVYLPDGETSAAPLTFTRTARPRERLTLWLDQEVTDEGVSLANQGGLSVELTASRPFVAERATWWPGGFTTWHEGHASSGFPDPPAAHWRVAGGEVQLAPPGVDAPTDTYLLVSNVGTVDEQVNLTVYFTDLEPYTVTVPVPAGSRFTTSLAAVLRGVVSPGTRIDVGVRVDAVSPHATLYVEQAVYGTPEGGARWARGASHRASQ; encoded by the coding sequence ATGCGTTTCACGGCTTTCTGCCTCCTTGCCGCTCTGGCACTTCCCGTCACGGCGACGGCCCAGACGCTCCGCGTGGTGCCATACGTCACCGGTCTCGATCAACCCGTCGGCCTGGTGCCGCACCCGACCGACCCCGACATCCAGTTCGTGCTCGAGAAGAAGGGACGCATCAGGATCGTCGAACGCGGCACGCTGCGGAGCGGCGTCTTTCTCGACCTGTCGAATCAGGTGTCGCTCCAGAGCGAGCGCGGCCTGCTCGGCCTCGCCTTCGATCCCGACTACGCGACCAATCGCCGCTTCTGGGTCAACTTCACGCGCACCAACGGCCATACCGACGAGACACACCCCGAATACGGCGATACCGTCGTGTCGCGCTACACACGGCGCGCGGACGACCCATACCAGGCCGACGAGACCTCCCGCTTGGACCTCCTGTTCACGGAGCCGGATGGCCGATACATCGATCAACCCACCAACTCACCCAACCACAATGGCGGCCGGATGTTCTTCGGCCCTGACGGCTACCTCTACGTGGTGGTGGGCGACGGCGGTCCGGCCAACGACGCCAGCCGAAGCGGCCAGAATCCGGACACGGTGCTCGGAAAGATCCTGCGTCTGGACGTTCGAGTCGCTGACGTCGCCGACGCCCCGGGCAACCCGGACGCCGTGCGCGGCTATCGCATCCCGCCCGACAACCCCTTCGTCGACGGCACGCCCATCACGACTCGCCACGAGATCTGGGCGTTCGGCGTCCGCAATCCGTGGCGTGTCACAGTCGACGATCCGCGACTCGGCGGCACGGGCGGCCTCTTCATCGCCGACGTGGGCGAGAGCCACGTCGAGGAGATCTCGTATCAGCCACCGGGTGCGGGGGGCCGCAACTACGGCTGGCCCCTGTTCGAGGGAACGCGCGCGAACACCGAGGCACCGTCCGGCACCGCCGCCGCCTACGCGCCACTGACGCCGCCGATCTACGAGTACGGCCGCACGGCCCTCATGGGCAGTTCGATCACGGGCGGCCATCGCTATCGCGGCAGGTTGCTGGGACCCGCGATGTACGGCCGCTACTTCTTCGCCGACTTCGCCGACACGCCCACCTCGCCCGGTGTCGGCCGGAACGGGCTCTTCTCGCTGGCCATCACCGTCGACCCCGCGACGGGCGAGGCCGGTGCAGCCGACGTGCAGTGGCACGACGTCTTCCAGACGCTGGCACGAAGAATGGTCGTGTCCGTCGACGCGGATCTCGACGGCGAGCTCTTCATGACGTCTTTCAACACCGGCACCATCTTCCGCGTGACGACGACCGACGACGTGAACGGCAACGGCCTGCCCGACAGCTGGGAGGCCACCTTCAACCTGCCGGCGCTTGGCCCCGATGCCGGCGGCCCGTTCGGCGACCCGAACGGCGACGGGGTGAACAACGCCGAGGCCTTCCGCCGCGGCTGGCATCCACTGGGACACCCGGTCGCCTACTTCGGCGAAGGGGCCACGGGCTTCTTCAATACGCGCCTGAGCCTGTTGAACGAGGGAGACGCGCCGACCGTGGCCGTCACCGAATGGCAGACCGCCACCGGCACGTCGGTCAGCCAGTCGGTGCCCATCGGCGCGCGCCGCGTCGCTGTCGTCGACGTCGGGGCTCACCCGCAGATGGCGAGCGCCGAGTTCGCCACGCGCGTGCATGCGGACGTCGACCTCACGACCGCGCGGACGATGACGTGGCAGGGCGGGGCACAGGCCTACGGCAGCCACAGCGAACACGGCGTGTCGGCGCCCGGCACGGTCTGGCATTTCGCCGAGGGCGCGACCACGATGTTCGACCTGTTCTACCTGTTGCAGAACACGTCCACCGACACCGCGGCCGCCGTGCGCATCGACTACTTCGTGCAGGGTCAGGGCCTGGTCACCCGGCACTACACCGTCCCGGCGGGACAGCGCCAGACCGTGTGGGTGAATCAGGAACCCGGACTCGCATCTGCCGAACTCGGCGCCACCGTCACGTCGACCAACGCCGTGCCGATCGTGGTCGAACGGGCGATGTATACGCGCGGACCGCAACTGTTCCCGGCGGGCACGGCCGTCGCCGGCGAGCCGGCGCTGGCTCCGCGGTGGTTCTTCGCCGAAGGCGCCCCCGGTTCGTACTTCGACACGTTCATCGCCGTGGCCAATCCCGACGACACGCCGCTCGACGTGACAGTGCGTGTGTACCTGCCAGACGGCGAGACGTCGGCGGCGCCCCTCACGTTCACACGGACCGCGAGACCACGCGAGCGCCTCACGCTCTGGCTCGATCAGGAAGTCACCGACGAGGGCGTCTCGCTGGCCAACCAGGGCGGCCTGTCGGTGGAACTGACGGCCTCGCGCCCGTTCGTCGCGGAGCGCGCGACGTGGTGGCCGGGCGGCTTCACGACGTGGCACGAAGGCCATGCGTCGAGCGGCTTCCCCGACCCGCCGGCGGCCCATTGGCGCGTGGCCGGGGGTGAGGTGCAACTGGCGCCACCGGGCGTCGATGCCCCGACAGACACCTACCTCCTCGTGTCCAACGTCGGCACCGTCGATGAGCAGGTGAACCTGACGGTGTATTTCACGGATCTCGAGCCGTATACGGTGACCGTGCCAGTACCGGCGGGCAGTCGCTTCACGACGTCGCTCGCCGCGGTGCTGCGCGGCGTCGTCAGTCCCGGTACGCGGATCGACGTCGGCGTGCGCGTCGACGCCGTCTCTCCCCACGCGACACTCTACGTGGAACAGGCCGTCTACGGCACGCCAGAAGGCGGAGCCCGCTGGGCTCGCGGCGCATCACATCGCGCGAGCCAGTAG